In the Manis javanica isolate MJ-LG chromosome 14, MJ_LKY, whole genome shotgun sequence genome, one interval contains:
- the LOC108392751 gene encoding protocadherin gamma-A11 isoform X18, with protein sequence MAYRLLRLDCRGLVLFYIFLGTLRESGAGQIRYSVPEETDKGFFVGNISKDLGLEPWELAERRVRIISRGKTQLFALNQRSGSLITAGRIDREELCDTVSSCFLNMEVLVEDTLKIYGLEVEILDINDNAPSFQEEEVEIKVSEHVTPGWRFPLPKARDPDVGVNSLQRYQLNPNSYFSLQMRGGADGAKNPELVLEGSLDREKEAAHRLLLTAIDGGDPIRQGAVPIRVVVLDVNDHIPKFTQPVYGVSVPENLSSGTRVLVVKATDPDEGLNGEVAYSFRNMESKASEIFQLDSRTGEVLIQGSLDFEKCRFYEMEIQSQDGGGLSTTAKILITVLDVNDNVPEITITSSTNSVPENSPPGTVIALLNVQDQDSGENGQVSCFIPNDLPFKLEKTYGNYYKLLTNRVLDREQVQSYNVTLTATDQGSPPLSAETHIALNVADDNDNPPTFAHSSYSAYIRENNPRGASFFSVTALDLDSKENAQVTYSLAEDTIQGVPLSSYISINSNSGVLHALHSFDYEQFHDLQLWVTALDSGDPPLSSNVSLSLFILDQNDNAPEILYPTLPTDGSTGVELAPRSAEPGYLVTKVVAVDRDSGQNAWLSYRLLKASEPGLFAVGLHTGEVRTARALLDRDALKQSLVVAVQDHGQPPLSATVTLTVAVADSIPDVLADLDSMKAPADPDASGLTLYLVVAVAAVSCVFLAFVIVLLALRLRRWHASRLLPAVGGGLVGVGASPFVGVDGVRAFLQTYSHEVSLTADSRESHVIFPQPNYADTLVSQESCGKSEPLLIAEDSATDLSKCDPRSNQ encoded by the exons ATGGCATATCGGCTCCTGCGCCTGGACTGCCGCGGGCTGGTCCTGTTTTACATTTTCCTGGGGACGCTGCGGGAGTCTGGGGCCGGGCAGATCCGGTACTCGGTTCCTGAAGAGACAGACAAAGGCTTCTTCGTGGGCAATATTTCCAAGGACTTGGGGCTGGAACCGTGGGAACTGGCGGAACGCCGAGTCCGCATCATCTCTAGAGGAAAAACGCAGCTTTTCGCTCTGAATCAGCGAAGTGGCAGTTTGATCACCGCAGGCAGAATAGACCGGGAGGAGCTCTGTGACACAGTGTcttcctgttttttaaatatggaagtaCTCGTGGAAGATACCCTGAAGATTTACGGATTGGAGGTAGAAATACTGGATATTAATGATAATGCCCCCagcttccaggaggaggaggtAGAGATAAAAGTCAGTGAGCATGTAACTCCGGGATGGCGGTTTCCCCTTCCTAAAGCTAGGGACCCAGATGTGGGAGTGAACTCCCTCCAGCGCTACCAGCTCAACCCTAACAGTTACTTTTCCTTGCAAATGCGAGGAGGAGCAGATGGAGCTAAGAATCCGGAGCTAGTGCTGGAGGGGAGCCTGGACCGGGAGAAGGAGGCTGCTCACCGTCTCCTCCTCACTGCCATAGATGGAGGCGATCCCATCCGCCAGGGTGCTGTTCCCATTCGCGTGGTGGTTCTCGACGTAAATGACCATATCCCAAAGTTTACACAGCCTGTATATGGAGTGAGTGTCCCAGAAAACCTCAGCTCTGGGACTCGGGTGCTCGTGGTAAAAGCAACGGATCCCGATGAAGGACTCAATGGGGAAGTTGCATATTCTTTCCGAAACATGGAAAGCAAAGCTTCTGAAATATTCCAATTGGATTCTCGAACTGGAGAAGTCTTAATACAGGGGTCTTTGGATTTTGAGAAATGTAGATTCTATGAGATGGAAATTCAAAGCCAAGATGGTGGAGGTCTCTCAACCACTGCTAAGATCTTAATCACAGTTCTGGATGTGAATGATAATGTTCCAGAAATAACTATCACATCTTCTACTAATTCAGTGCCAGAAAATTCTCCTCCAGGCACAGTAATTGCTCTTCTAAATGTGCAAGATCAAGACTCTGGAGAAAATGGCCAAGTCTCCTGTTTTATTCCTAACGATCTGccttttaaattagaaaagactTATGGAAATTATTATAAGCTGTTAACCAACAGAGTGTTGGACAGAGAGCAGGTCCAGAGCTACAATGTAACACTGACAGCCACTGATCAGGGAAGTCCTCCCTTGTCTGCAGAAACTCACATTGCATTGAATGTAGCAGATGATAACGATAACCCACCCACTTTTGCTCACTCCTCTTACTCTGCTTATATTCGTGAAAACAATCCCAGAGGAGCCTCCTTCTTCTCAGTGACTGCACTTGACCTGGACAGCAAAGAGAATGCACAGGTCACTTACTCCCTGGCTGAGGACACCATCCAGGGAGTACCTCTATCCTCCTATATCTCCATCAACTCTAATAGTGGAGTCCTGCATGCACTGCACTCCTTCGACTATGAACAGTTCCATGACCTGCAGCTGTGGGTAACCGCACTGGACAGTGGGGACCCTCCACTCAGCAGCAACGTGTCCCTGAGCCTGTTCATTCTGGACCAGAACGACAACGCCCCAGAGATCCTgtaccccaccctccccaccgaCGGGTCCACAGGCGTGGAGCTGGCACCCCGCTCCGCAGAGCCCGGCTACCTGGTGACCAAGGTGGTGGCGGTGGACAGAGACTCGGGCCAGAACGCCTGGCTGTCCTACCGCCTGCTCAAGGCCAGCGAGCCAGGGCTCTTCGCGGTGGGGCTGCACACGGGCGAGGTGCGCACAGCGCGGGCCCTGCTGGACAGAGACGCGCTCAAGCAGAGCCTGGTGGTGGCGGTCCAGGACCACGGCCAGCCCCCTCTCTCGGCCACCGTCACGCTCACGGTGGCCGTGGCCGACAGCATCCCAGACGTCCTGGCCGACCTGGACAGCATGAAGGCCCCGGCCGACCCGGACGCGTCTGGCCTCACGCTGTACCTGGTGGTGGCAGTGGCCGCGGTCTCCTGCGTCTTCCTCGCCTTTGTCATCGTGCTGCTGGCCCTCAGGCTGAGGCGCTGGCACGCGTCGCGTCTGCTGCCGGCCGTGGGCGGCGGGCTGGTGGGCGTGGGGGCCTCGCCCTTTGTGGGCGTGGACGGGGTGCGGGCTTTCCTACAGACCTATTCGCACGAGGTGTCCCTCACTGCGGACTCGCGGGAGAGTCACGTGATCTTCCCCCAGCCCAACTACGCGGACACACTCGTCAGCCAGGAGAGCTGTGGGAAAAGCGAGCCTCTCTTAATAGCTGAAGATTCAGCTACTGATTTAAGCAAATGTGACCCTAGGAGTAATCAG TGA
- the LOC108392751 gene encoding protocadherin gamma-A11 isoform X17, with protein sequence MAYRLLRLDCRGLVLFYIFLGTLRESGAGQIRYSVPEETDKGFFVGNISKDLGLEPWELAERRVRIISRGKTQLFALNQRSGSLITAGRIDREELCDTVSSCFLNMEVLVEDTLKIYGLEVEILDINDNAPSFQEEEVEIKVSEHVTPGWRFPLPKARDPDVGVNSLQRYQLNPNSYFSLQMRGGADGAKNPELVLEGSLDREKEAAHRLLLTAIDGGDPIRQGAVPIRVVVLDVNDHIPKFTQPVYGVSVPENLSSGTRVLVVKATDPDEGLNGEVAYSFRNMESKASEIFQLDSRTGEVLIQGSLDFEKCRFYEMEIQSQDGGGLSTTAKILITVLDVNDNVPEITITSSTNSVPENSPPGTVIALLNVQDQDSGENGQVSCFIPNDLPFKLEKTYGNYYKLLTNRVLDREQVQSYNVTLTATDQGSPPLSAETHIALNVADDNDNPPTFAHSSYSAYIRENNPRGASFFSVTALDLDSKENAQVTYSLAEDTIQGVPLSSYISINSNSGVLHALHSFDYEQFHDLQLWVTALDSGDPPLSSNVSLSLFILDQNDNAPEILYPTLPTDGSTGVELAPRSAEPGYLVTKVVAVDRDSGQNAWLSYRLLKASEPGLFAVGLHTGEVRTARALLDRDALKQSLVVAVQDHGQPPLSATVTLTVAVADSIPDVLADLDSMKAPADPDASGLTLYLVVAVAAVSCVFLAFVIVLLALRLRRWHASRLLPAVGGGLVGVGASPFVGVDGVRAFLQTYSHEVSLTADSRESHVIFPQPNYADTLVSQESCGKSEPLLIAEDSATDLSKCDPRSNQTPSAAVGQWAARVGVQDLPE encoded by the exons ATGGCATATCGGCTCCTGCGCCTGGACTGCCGCGGGCTGGTCCTGTTTTACATTTTCCTGGGGACGCTGCGGGAGTCTGGGGCCGGGCAGATCCGGTACTCGGTTCCTGAAGAGACAGACAAAGGCTTCTTCGTGGGCAATATTTCCAAGGACTTGGGGCTGGAACCGTGGGAACTGGCGGAACGCCGAGTCCGCATCATCTCTAGAGGAAAAACGCAGCTTTTCGCTCTGAATCAGCGAAGTGGCAGTTTGATCACCGCAGGCAGAATAGACCGGGAGGAGCTCTGTGACACAGTGTcttcctgttttttaaatatggaagtaCTCGTGGAAGATACCCTGAAGATTTACGGATTGGAGGTAGAAATACTGGATATTAATGATAATGCCCCCagcttccaggaggaggaggtAGAGATAAAAGTCAGTGAGCATGTAACTCCGGGATGGCGGTTTCCCCTTCCTAAAGCTAGGGACCCAGATGTGGGAGTGAACTCCCTCCAGCGCTACCAGCTCAACCCTAACAGTTACTTTTCCTTGCAAATGCGAGGAGGAGCAGATGGAGCTAAGAATCCGGAGCTAGTGCTGGAGGGGAGCCTGGACCGGGAGAAGGAGGCTGCTCACCGTCTCCTCCTCACTGCCATAGATGGAGGCGATCCCATCCGCCAGGGTGCTGTTCCCATTCGCGTGGTGGTTCTCGACGTAAATGACCATATCCCAAAGTTTACACAGCCTGTATATGGAGTGAGTGTCCCAGAAAACCTCAGCTCTGGGACTCGGGTGCTCGTGGTAAAAGCAACGGATCCCGATGAAGGACTCAATGGGGAAGTTGCATATTCTTTCCGAAACATGGAAAGCAAAGCTTCTGAAATATTCCAATTGGATTCTCGAACTGGAGAAGTCTTAATACAGGGGTCTTTGGATTTTGAGAAATGTAGATTCTATGAGATGGAAATTCAAAGCCAAGATGGTGGAGGTCTCTCAACCACTGCTAAGATCTTAATCACAGTTCTGGATGTGAATGATAATGTTCCAGAAATAACTATCACATCTTCTACTAATTCAGTGCCAGAAAATTCTCCTCCAGGCACAGTAATTGCTCTTCTAAATGTGCAAGATCAAGACTCTGGAGAAAATGGCCAAGTCTCCTGTTTTATTCCTAACGATCTGccttttaaattagaaaagactTATGGAAATTATTATAAGCTGTTAACCAACAGAGTGTTGGACAGAGAGCAGGTCCAGAGCTACAATGTAACACTGACAGCCACTGATCAGGGAAGTCCTCCCTTGTCTGCAGAAACTCACATTGCATTGAATGTAGCAGATGATAACGATAACCCACCCACTTTTGCTCACTCCTCTTACTCTGCTTATATTCGTGAAAACAATCCCAGAGGAGCCTCCTTCTTCTCAGTGACTGCACTTGACCTGGACAGCAAAGAGAATGCACAGGTCACTTACTCCCTGGCTGAGGACACCATCCAGGGAGTACCTCTATCCTCCTATATCTCCATCAACTCTAATAGTGGAGTCCTGCATGCACTGCACTCCTTCGACTATGAACAGTTCCATGACCTGCAGCTGTGGGTAACCGCACTGGACAGTGGGGACCCTCCACTCAGCAGCAACGTGTCCCTGAGCCTGTTCATTCTGGACCAGAACGACAACGCCCCAGAGATCCTgtaccccaccctccccaccgaCGGGTCCACAGGCGTGGAGCTGGCACCCCGCTCCGCAGAGCCCGGCTACCTGGTGACCAAGGTGGTGGCGGTGGACAGAGACTCGGGCCAGAACGCCTGGCTGTCCTACCGCCTGCTCAAGGCCAGCGAGCCAGGGCTCTTCGCGGTGGGGCTGCACACGGGCGAGGTGCGCACAGCGCGGGCCCTGCTGGACAGAGACGCGCTCAAGCAGAGCCTGGTGGTGGCGGTCCAGGACCACGGCCAGCCCCCTCTCTCGGCCACCGTCACGCTCACGGTGGCCGTGGCCGACAGCATCCCAGACGTCCTGGCCGACCTGGACAGCATGAAGGCCCCGGCCGACCCGGACGCGTCTGGCCTCACGCTGTACCTGGTGGTGGCAGTGGCCGCGGTCTCCTGCGTCTTCCTCGCCTTTGTCATCGTGCTGCTGGCCCTCAGGCTGAGGCGCTGGCACGCGTCGCGTCTGCTGCCGGCCGTGGGCGGCGGGCTGGTGGGCGTGGGGGCCTCGCCCTTTGTGGGCGTGGACGGGGTGCGGGCTTTCCTACAGACCTATTCGCACGAGGTGTCCCTCACTGCGGACTCGCGGGAGAGTCACGTGATCTTCCCCCAGCCCAACTACGCGGACACACTCGTCAGCCAGGAGAGCTGTGGGAAAAGCGAGCCTCTCTTAATAGCTGAAGATTCAGCTACTGATTTAAGCAAATGTGACCCTAGGAGTAATCAG ACTCCAAGCGCCGCTGTTGGCCAATGGGCTGCAAGAGTTGGAGTCCAGGATCTACCTGAGTGA